TAAAAGTTAAACCAAAGATTGCATGAAGGATAAACAATTTAATATAGTCATGAAAGAAAGAGAGTTCGCAATGGACTCCTTGCCTCACTCTACAATATTTGAGAAATAGGAAACTTTCTGTTTGAGAAACAGGAAACTATAATAATTTCAATGTACCCAGGAAGAACTCGAACCTCAGACTGTTTGAGCAAACCACATGCTTGACCATTTGAATTTTGAACAACTATCCTTaagaaattaattattattatgtctTCTTAAGAAAAACATTCCACCAAAGTTTGCACAACAGGGAGCAATGTGTTAGCACAATGTTTGTAGAATAAAGAAAATCATACTTCATatttcattgaaaaaaaaaactatattttaaGAATGGTCTTTAATATTTGAAGCATGAAACAAAAATTCAGCAAAGCATGACAAAATATTGAAATCACTTCGACTAACATTAAATGCTTCTTAATTCGTAACGATAAGCACATCGAAAATGAAAAGAAGTGTATAAGGTTAGATTAGGAAAGGAATGGAAAGAGGTCAAAATTTTGAGTTATCCCTTCTCCATTTAACTAATTATGCATATCGTAAAGGATTCCCCAAAACTTGTGTTTCAAATATGCAAGTAAACACATGATTCGATGAGATTTCCCTAAATATCACGGATGTCCCCTTCCTTGAGCAGTAGATGAGAGATGGTGATCTAGAGATTGATGTAACATGTAGTTGTCCCAAAGCAGCAGGATGTATGGTGTAGGGCTTCTGGCAATTACCAAGAACAATGATAGCACACACCAAAGCATCCTTGCCTATTATGGTCCGTAGTAGATTAAAAAACAGTTCCTAAATATGTAAAACATGAAATGAGTGTATCTAAGGAGTCTCCACAGATAATGCAGAACATAGAATCTATTGTGCATTAGCAAAGCTCCAAATTGAGCTGAATGCATGATAATATGCCCCTTTGATCTAAAGCTCCAGTAAAATGATAATAAATCAAGAATTCTTGCTGCATTGTTGTGTTTAAAAGTTTCAAAAATTTATGTGTGCGTGGTATATGGAGACCAACCTATATTTGTTAATACAAactttttatatattaaatagaAAATGGATCTTTGCAAAGAGCTTCGATGAAATTACTCTAAAGTTTCCTAAATTTAAGGGATAATATCAGCATCTCTAATGCCATTAACTATCAAAAGCACCAGCCATGCATAGAAAAAGAAATATTGCAAGCATTTGCTTACTTATATAAGAAGTTAGAGCATGAAGGCATTAACTCTGATGTAAAATCttcaaaatagttttttttttcttccttcctGGACGTAAGTATTTATTAGGGCCTCACGCTCGTGTAATCGTGCTTTGCCATTGAAACCTACCATTTTGAGTTTCAAATATACTTGCCCCATCAATTAAAGACAATTCTATCTTGACCCATTATAAGTGAACTCATTCAAGATAACAACATTGAAAttaaattaaacttttaaatgaatttCTATGCATCCTTTTCATAATATCAGATTCCCATTCCACTATTTTGTggcattttattttaatatgaaACCAATATATTTAGCATCATACTCAGAAAATCCTCATAAAGATTCCATTTCCACTGATTAAGAGCCAATACAAGCAAAACACACGAGCATCATTCTATTTCTTCCAAATAATGTCTACAAAATGGTGAACAGAGAGAAAAGACAACATCCACAACGTTGTAAGCATTTAGAAAATGCCAGACATCTAAAATAAGGCTACTTAGAGAAAACGAACTAATCAGATATGAGATAAAGGACCGGTAGATGAGTAGTCTCCAGTAACATAGATAATGTGAATGGTATACATTAATTGGTTAAATGTCATGCTTAATACAATTACAAATTGACTAGAGTTGTACCTCAACCATCAGAACACCAGGCATAATAGGCCTCTCGGGGAAATGCCCAGGAAAGAAATTATCATTGATAGTCACATTCTTAATAGCAACAACTGAAACGCCAGGATTATATTCAATCACCCTATCCACTAACAGAAATGGAAACCTATAacacaaaattaaataattaaaaagaaaaataaactatACACACACATTCAAAACGAAAACACAAtcaggaaaggaaaaaaaaaacaatcttaCCGATGGGGCAAGATTTCTCGTATTTGATTAATATCCATAACCGTAGGAAACGCTGGGCATCCTGCGGAAAACCATGACAATTAAACTTACTATGCTCGGTGATGAAGAAATGTAATTGAAAattcatgaaaaagaaaaaagagttaCTCTTCTCAATGGGAATGGTAACGCCTTCAGCGGTGCTATCAGGTCCATTGACAGAGCAAGAGACGGCGAGGTTGGATTTGGAAAGGAGAAAAGGGGATCTCGGGAGAGAAACAGAGGGTGGAGAGTGGAAGAGTGTTGTAGGTCGGTTGAGAGACTGGGAAGGGGTTAGCGAGAGGAGTGAATTGGAGGTGGTTGCCATTGAACTTGAATTTGAATTTGTCCGGAGACGGAGAGTGAGTGAGTGTGAGAACTGAGAAGAGGTTAAAAGCTAGGCGTAGGTGGATGATGGAGTTGGACTTAGCTGACGTCCCCCAGAGTATTAACTAACATAAAGACTGTGTTGTGTACGTATTCTACACCTGCCGCATTCTAGCTTTCGTTTCTCAGTCTTCACTTTTTGAGTTGTCCTCACTTTTATGTATTACTTCATTTTGAAACTGCCTCATCTACGTTTGTTTACCTAGAAAACAATGTTAAGTTATTTGTGTAAGCACTTTCTGACTATGTTTCATAAGGAGCCATAAGAATTGGATGACTGCAAAGTTTAAATGGTGAAGAGTGTCATGAATTTACGATCTTAAGGGCAACTCCCACCATCAAAATTTTGGTGGGAtttgttaaataattattttgcttATTATTGAGAAAACATATAATTACTTTTCTAAGAACACTCTCACCAGCGTTTCTATTCTATCTTTCAAAATCCATtacaaaaatcatattttttttattttacattaaATTTTTAAAGTACACTATATTACAAAatctttatatttttctttacatcttttaaatattatatctttaaatatttttattaataaaataatgaaaaataataataataaaaatcattAATATTTATCTATTGGAAGCATTTTTTAGACTAATTCTCTAAAAATATAGAGAAAGTTGTACTTTAAAGCTTCTTCTACTGGGACTGCTCTAAAGATAGGTTATGTATCTTTTTTCTTGGAAAAGTTATGGATTGTTAATCCATAAAATGTAAACTTAAATAAgtggtttaattattttttttattattttaagagtactatattatttttaatattttataacatatttattttaaatattttataaattttgtgGAATATAATCATCATCAACTAACTTACTTGTCAATCTCCTAATTTTTAGAATTCTGTTTTTCTATTACATTTCAGTTGTATGTATTTTAGTCTCAGCAAGTTGTGCATATAAGGCTTGTGCCTTGTGTCATTTGGGTTGTAGAAAATTGAGTGAGAATTGAGAAAAGAGAGCTTTTGGAAAACACTTAGAGAGAGTTTTGTATCACAATTCAAGTTCGATAATTGTGTTTGATCCTATTCACAACAACTACATTTGTGACTTGTATGCCTAGTGGAACTCCAAGTTTGGAAGAACTGGATTAGACCATAGCAATATGGTTGAACCAGTATAATTTTGATGCTCTTGTTCCTTCTCTTTTACTGTTCTTATTTTGTCTTGTCTAAATCTTGTTAAAGTGTTATTGTTGTTATCTGTTCCTTATCATTGGATTTATTTGTATTTGAGTCTTGTTGTTGTAGGGTGAAATACAACAAGTGGTACCAAAAGGCAGGTTTCGAACAAGGAAAAGACTCACTGTAAATTGCTGCAAGAATTAAGAAAGATACAAAAATGCCTTCCGCATCAACAAGATTCGAGTTAGACAAATTTGATGGAACTGGGGATTTCGACTTGTGGAAAGAGAAGATGATGGCCATTCTCATCTACCAAAAGCTTGACTTGCCTTTGGAAGTGGAAACACAAACAGAAAAAACTGAGAAACAAGAGAAACCAGAGAAGAAGGAAGATGCAGAATTAATCATGAAGCAAGCCAGATCTACTATTGTGGTGAATTTATCAGATAATGTACTGAGACAAGTCATTGGGGAAAAGATAGCAGctggtgtaacgccctagttaccccagaacagttatggtgaacggtgaaccggaaatttaactcgctacccgagtcctttggttaaaaacgtgcttctaagtgttattaacaggctaaggtggaaaatcaatcaaaaggaaatgatatattttatttaacgcataaaactattcatgggcccataaaaaaaatgtttacaagttatttacaactcaaaatggtcattactgtttcaaatttacaacccgtcgacctaagcggcaaaaatagggtaaactccctagttcctttgagaactccttggccgtggtggtcaagcggccacatatgtccacagcaccacctaagctctccacttaaggctgggtgagcttctctttccctttacctgcaccacatagcactcatgagccaaagcccagcaagaaaacacagtaatgcatataaatattaacaAATGATTATAGAGCTTATaactctgaacagatgagtgaatatcacttgaggatcaggtaaaccataatgagtgactgacaagcaagtcactagcttaaacagatgagtgacagctAGGTAAGTCACACgagctcagcacccatagccatgtgactaaatagtcactgtggctctaagtaactagcctttgactagacaagcgcttatagtattcatcgaacttgaggtcggtccggcattaatgctcttttgagtcatttaatgcagatatcgattagatctaatctttgttggcttgcgttgaacacgctaaggttgTTCCTTACTTATGAGTCAACattgtgtgaccagtgcctagtaccactgccgaacttgactaatgagtcacagcttcacagttgatattgacacctttgccaattctgactaattagtcagtgtcatgcacaagtgagcaagatttgctaagcattcaataatcaattaatgtccacatttacacattcaacatgcctcatgaataaccatgcatgtcacatatggggtgcagttttcttacctttgattcgagcgagaatgaataaaagaacgacccttaagaacgatctgacttttagtcctttagcgatcacttagtcataaccaaatatgggacaccatcaataaaatgaataaaaaaggttcccaaaccaagatctagcctccaggacatcaatccccactgatctaggtagtaggaacaatcctgaggcctaaaaccaagttcccgaggtcaaaacactcaaacgggctcaaaactacctaagagtcgcgaccctagTACCTTAagccgtggcccccagccacaacaggagcaagggccgcggcgccccataCCCAgagccgcggcacccagcaaggccaaaacctccccagctacttcttcaagcttgggtcgcggcgcccaagaacagggtcgcggccccccacccagaaccagccaagaACTCGATTTCTCCCatcctaaaccttccaaaaacacacctaaacacttctaaatccaaaaatcaaagctcccaaacttcccaatgagccaaaaccatcaaatcctgaggctcaaacgaaccaaaagctcaacgattcacaaaatccaattcgaagcttagaaactctaaaaactcaaaacttaaaacttatatTAGCTTTGAtcaggttgtttctcgtcaaatcctttggtcaagaagcttctaatctttcctagaatcgctatacctcaatcctcgcttgattccgactcctagaactcaagatttcttcgaaaatgcctcgaatggtaaaatgaactaacgggaagagagaaagtgttttctaacgtacggtttcatctgacaagctacttcaagcttaagtaacctcaaataaaacctagtgctcggggtcccgaaaacacccccggggacattatagtcaaaactcccagaatttcctcttgatctcaataactcccaatttataatcaaataacattctcattactcaatatcccaataagtgactccgttatgacaaaactgctaattcacaatataagatcgtctcatgccgaatagctcgaatatatctccataataatgggatctcatccataaatcacaatatgcacctcaatacacaaatatgccctcaacgggccaaattaccaaaacatcctcataatcaaatgtggacccacatgcatgcatataacatcatattataatataattcacataaacatgcacattatcatttaatggcataattaaacagttatgtccctcccggcctactaatccagccatgaaaccacattagggatttcggggcattacaactatcccctccttacagaaatttcgtcctcgaaatttacctgaacagctcgggatactgactctgcatatctgactccaactcccaggtcgcttcctcgaccttgttgttcctccacaataccttaaccaaaggtatcgtcttattacTGAGGATCTtatcctttctatcaagtatttggactggctgctcctcaaaggagagatctgcctcaagctccaaatcttcataactcaaaatatgattcacatcagatacatacctccgaatagctgaaacatgaaatacattatgcacggctgacaacaccggtggcaaagccaacctgtaagccacctgaccaatcctctccaggatctcaaatggtcctacaaatctagggctcagcttgcccttcttcccaaaccttctcacccctttccctggtgagactctaaggaagacatagtctcccacttggaactccatgttcttgcacttaggatctgcatagctcttctgcctactttgagaagcgagcatccgagctctaatcttcccaatggcctcactggtcctctgaactacctcaggacccaagtatctcctttcacctgtctcatcccaatgaatgggagatccgcacttcctaccatacagcatctcataaggtgcaactccaatggtagattgataactgttgttgtaggaaaactctatcaaaggtagatacttactccaagatccaccaaagtccagaacacatgctcacagcatgtcttccaatatctggatcgtcctctcagattgcccatctgtctgaggatgataatcagtactgaacttcaactgtgtccccatggccttctgtaaactcccccagaacttggaagtaaaagtggggtcccaatctaacacgatcgacctcggtgctccatggaggcgcacgatctctctcacatagagatctgcatagtgatcaactgtataagtagtcctcactagcaataagtgagttgacttggtgtagcgatccactatcacccaaatagaatcatgctgaccaacagtcctgggtaagcccaccacgaaatccatcatgatgtcttcccacttccactctgggatatccagaggctgcaataaccctgccggcctatGATGTTatgccttgacctgttgacaagtcaagcacttagctacatacgccactacatctctcttcatccctagccaccaatacaacgacctcacatcctgatacatcttcgtggtgcctggatgcaaagagtaaggtgtagtatgagattcatccagaatctctcgtctcaaaGCAGCGTCTAACGGAACACAcatccgccctttgtatctcaacaagcctaactcagacactgtataatctctggatgctccagccaaaacatcctctctgatcttgatcagttgtggaacactcaactgaccctccttaattctctccaacagtgtagactgtagtataatattagccaactggcccaccagcaactctataccagctctggtcatatcatttgctaactttctggctatcagcctcgcaccataaatctgtcccggacccttccggcttaaagcatcaactaccacgttggcttttcctggatgatacaaaatctcgcAGTCATAaacttttactaactccagccaacgcctttgtctcatattcaagtctgtttgagtgaagaagtatttcaggctctagtggtctgtatagatctcacacttctctccataaagataataataatgcctccatatctttaaagcaaagaccatagccgccaactctaaatcatgagtgggatatctattttcatacttcttcaactgacgagaagcataagcaattaccttctctgactgcatcagaacacagcccaaaccctgatgagaagcatcacaatagatcataaacttctcctgatctgttggaagactcagaatcggagctgtaatcaacctctgtttcagttcctggaagttgttctcacacttatctgaccacacaaatttctgacttttgcatgtcagctcagtcaatgcaataacaatctttgagaacccttccacgaaacgcctataataacctgccaatccaaggaaacttctaacctcataagcattctttggccttggccaatctttgaccacTTCAATCTtcgttggatctaccttaatcccctccttactgacaatgtgcccaagaaaggatacctgagataaccagaactcacattgcttgaactttgcaaacaatctgtgttccctcagtctctgtagaaccaacctcagatgttgctcatgctctgactcagactgagaatatactagaatatcatcgatgaagacgatcacaaaatggtccagataatccttaaacactttgttcatcagatccataaaagcagcagggccattagtcaatccaaatgacataactaagaactcataatgcccatacctggtatgaaaagcagtctttggtatgtctccctccttgaccctcaactgatgataaccagaacgaaggtcgatctttgagaataccttcttaccttgcaactgatcgaacagatcatctatccttggcaaaggatacttgttcttaattgtcagcttattcagttctctgtaatcaatacacatccttaaagaaccatccttctttttcacaaacagaactggcgcaccccaaggtgagaaactcggtctgataaaaCCAAAATCCAACAGTtcctgcaactgtactttcaattcttttaactcagctggggccattctgtacggtgctctagacactggctccgtccttggtgctagttctatcataaactcaatttctctatgcggtggcaaccctggcaaatcttctggaaatacatccaggaattcataaacaagtctggtctcttctggtctcactggcacgacctgggtggtattaaccacactggctaagaatccaatacaacctccttgcaataaaaccctagccctcaatacataaatcataggcatacgaggtccatgcacagtactaacaaacacaaaaggatcctcaccttcaggctcaaaggtgaccatcttccttctgcaatcaatggttgccccatactttgccaactaATCCATACCCatatatcatatcaaagtcattcataaccaactctatcaaatccactgaaaattctctgccctccactgtcactggcaaagatcttacccatctcctggataccactaactccccaatgggtaacaaagttccaaacccaacagcataaaaatcacaaggtctacataatctatcaacaatactactagcaacaaaagagtgtgtagcaccagaatcaatcaaaacattataaggggttccagcactaagaagctgacctgtaacaactaagggagaagccttagcttctgcttgtgtcaatgcgaacactcgagctgtcCGCTTTACTGGGTTCTTCTTCTTTTGCCTTAGGGtaatccttcttaaaatgacctacttctccacacaagtagcaggccttttccctacactctcccaaatgacgcctcttgcatctagggcattcaggacgagtcttccaggcttcactaccgccttgacgacccattgaaataccacggggtcgcctatcaggatctggaactgggaaggtatcaggaaccttcctcttctgctcactggggcctccacccctacttgaacccacaaatggaggacctgtcctccttaactcctttctggctgcactgtctcgccagatcttgttctctgcactctcagctgtgagtgccttctcgaccacctgtgcataggtagtaaccccagccacagtgatAATACGTACATGacgggctaatctaggttgtagcccctaaagAAATcgctctcttctggtcccatcaatgggcaccagttccatggaaaattttgccaaacgatcaaatttcaaggcatactcagtgactgacaaacctccctgaagtagcctaatgaattcctcagctattgctgccctgatggcatcattataatatttctcaatgaacaagtctgaaactcttcccaactcagggcattaacatttatggtctgggtaataacctcccaccagattcgagcatcctcccgaaacatataagtggcacaggccaccctctcattaccagtcaccctcataaaatccaggatggtggtaatcatactcatccactgctctgccttggcaggatctacaCTGCCCTAAAAAGCGggaggttgttgctttctgaacctttcataaag
The genomic region above belongs to Humulus lupulus chromosome 1, drHumLupu1.1, whole genome shotgun sequence and contains:
- the LOC133804666 gene encoding uncharacterized protein LOC133804666; translated protein: MATTSNSLLSLTPSQSLNRPTTLFHSPPSVSLPRSPFLLSKSNLAVSCSVNGPDSTAEGVTIPIEKRCPAFPTVMDINQIREILPHRFPFLLVDRVIEYNPGVSVVAIKNVTINDNFFPGHFPERPIMPGVLMVEAMAQVGGLVMLQLEVGGSRENFFFAGIDKVRFRKPVIAGDTLVMRMTLIKLQKRFGIAKMEGKAYVGGEVVCEGEFLMATGTGSE